gaacgactgtcatttgtgttattCGTTGCCCCGCCTCTCCCAATTGGCGtttccctcttggtgttctgggacggcTGTGGTGCTTGTGCCTTTGGAGCTGGGCAAGTGTAATGACAACCTGTGATaggcacgctgtctgcctagccttgttggttgtttgttgttgcagGAGAgagcgaggcggtcggcgtaaccatatatagagatatttatgtattttatacctATCtatgtttagttatttttttttactagcggTATCATGTTTGAGCCCGCCATGGTCCAGCATGATATGTAATTGTACTTACATGTTGTGATGTGCTTGAGAAGGatctacgtggtagggtcccaaagTTCttccaacggagagtgccggtgttacctttttggtaatcatgcTCTCTTTtcatcgggcttgggaccagcaatgactggggctggcttggacaccagTGGATAAGGTAGTCAAGCGAGGGTTGAAGttcttgccccaagggaacatgCAACGGTGGGTGACGGAACCCCGAAAACTCCGATTGCGTCGTGCAGTCTTGGTCCCATGCGCAACCCATCGGCACCGCGCCCCGGCCCTCATCCATatcacatataggtatatatattagatatctagaCCCATATACACATATCGATACATAGTTATAGATAATGTtgtcatagtatgtatatagtagatagatacatatataatatctatatatatattatatctatatgtatgtatgtatagatatgtatatttattatttatatggtatttattatatccatatctcatatatgtatatatatatctaaagctCCTCTAGACCAGAtattacacatatctatctatcattatcttctatcatctatctatctcctctctctctctcctctctcttctctcttcctatatatatatatagatatatatatatatatatatataatattatatatagtatatatataatatacttccatattctctatctatctatctattgtgtatgtatatatagattttttttcttttatatatataggtatttatatacatatcatttagcaatagttatttatatatatctatatatgatagagCGTattagagaatgatatatatgatatatatatctatatatgccagtatatttattacatatatatgttatagacatatatatcgatatatctctctatattatatgacTACATATTATTTTACcgccacgacacgcacacacacacaaacattaaggTATTATTTATAAGAATTTAATCTCACAAACTTCGATAATGTCATTTGTAAAGGcaaaatattaagaaagaaaTGCGGTGCGATATTTGTATTAATGTCTGAAGGGAGAAATTTTTGAATCATTAGCTGTGTTACATCTCATCTTTCATTAAGAAATATAGGTATAAGATTTTCAAAATTCATTAAATACCAATTGATTTCAGAGAATAAAACATCAGCAGTTAAAAAATCAGGTTGCTTttcctattaatattaatactattattacttttaaaaataaatatctgccatggtaataatatttatttctttatactatatatacacattctgtaCACGGTACATAtacatttgaaaatataataatatcatgtatCACTGAATTACACAGTCTGCTATAAATCTTAACCAAGTTACTGACAACACTTATTtgctctttaaaaaaaactcaagatTCTTTTTGATTTCCACTATCTGTTTCAGTTGATGCTTTGTACAATTCATATAGCTGATAAATCTGTTCACCATTAAAATTTTCCAGGTCagattctttaaaattttgaCCAAAGGTTTTAGACATGTGAGCTCCTCTTACACCTAGCTGCTTAGCTATAGTGATTGCATAGTTGGTCCACTCTACCATGAAAGCTTGTGTTTGTTCTGGTGTTGCATTTTGTGTCGTTTGAAATTCATCACGAGTGTACTGGTCacccaaaaaatgagacagattatGTACAGATTTTCAGTCGAACCTAAATAAATTacttatactataattaagtttatatcaatatatcaatacataaagaACTTGaagctaaatttttaaaatgggacCTAACAAAAATTAGATCAATGGCTATAAAGAACACAACAACAGCAttaggtatgaaaaaaaaaaaaatctacacaaagTATATCAGAGGTTATCAGAGTCTACAAATTTATGTTCCACATTTTAGTTGCCAGGAATGGCCAATGAACCTCCACTGTGTTCTGGGAAGACAAGAGCTCGTTAACTTCTCTGGCTATTGATCCTTAAAAGAGAAATACTTTCAATGATTCAGTGGTATGGGGACACAATGACTTGGATGGAATTTTACATACTATCCAGATCAAGGTGATTCAATTATGGGCTGACAACAAAAATTAAATGATGTGCTATCCCTGTGACATAATGTCTACTTAAGAAATGGCTGTTATGTCACATTGAAATTTTCTAAATAATGTCCAGTGCCATGGTGTCCAAGAACCAAAGAAACATTCTAAGCTCTGGAATTTCTGGCTTTCATCCTGTCAACTGTAACCCAGATTTCAAAGTAATATTGCTTAATTAAACTAAATTCTGGCCATTAAAAATGAAGATGGCCAACTCAAACAATTTTACAATAGTTAGCAGAAAATATTGATGCTTCATTCATGAACATTTTACAGACTTACCAAGAGCTTTCAGTTCTACAGGAAAACCGCGATGTAACTTCAGAATGGTCTTGTAGAGTAATCTAACTCGCTGTGTGTGGGTAAAGACTTGCTGAATTGCAGCTCCACCACCCATTGCATACCTAACACAAACAGGtatattaaatattgttaataatgtaaTTTGTCACAACTCTTTATATCATTCAGATGCCCTTAAATTACTTTTTAGTCTTAGATTTAAATAAATTTCACAGCAGTTCTGACACTTTAAATCTTTGGAGTTTGAAATCTAAAGGAAAATCGAACTCATCATTAACAGGCTTAAAAATAGCCTTAGAAAAGCAATaatgttactattaatatatacttcATAGAATCTTTGTAAGCATTGGTAACAAAATTCATAATACAAGTTATGCAGAGGATCACAACTTTGGCTGAAATACAGTTTTATCATGCTCACTAAAAGGATTTTTAATGCATATACCTGCTTTGTCACTTTCCACCAATCTTGGCATCTAAAAAAGAAATCTATATCCTCCGTTTTCATATAACCCATAATCAATGCTTGAAGTTGGGTTGCACTTTGAAGTGGGCCAGATTTATGCTATAAAATGTTGTACATAAAAATATCACTGTCTGCAAATCAGAAAATTTGGGGAGGAGAAGCAATTTTTCAGACACTCATTGCTTCAAACCCCCCTAATACCCACAATCCTGGCCCTGATAGCAGAGGAGGGCATGAATGGTACTTTTGGAAATTGCAGGGTAGactgaaaaatagagaaaataggtcaatatatatttaaatgcagaGAATCTACCATGTATGGATAGAGTGTAGAACAGACTCAGCATGAGGCGCTCCCGCATGTTGGTCATGCACTCTATCCTTCCGTGAATAAGTGGAGGTTTCTTTGTCATTCAGgcaggcatggggggggggggtagcattaGACAATATTGTGACTTATTCTGTGTATATTGCTATCATAATATTCACAGCTTAAACCACAATTTCTGTGGTACttctcatgccctcccctgctttcGAAGCCAcgaatttgggggtttgggggttctgCATATGTCCTACATATATAGGCAGTAGAGGGTTGGGGAAATCCATGATccctatcataaaaaaaatatattacatgccATTTTCCTTCCTGTATCGCCCGTGACTTAAGTTAGTCAGTGCTATAGAGGGCCCTTGCCTGACCCTGCCATCTATCGTGACggttcccccccatttcccaatAGCAGGgggtttcttccatttttctgctATTACGAAAATATCGCAACATCTGGGCGGTCGCAACTAATCCGCGGGAGACGTGAAGGCTCGGAAGGGCCTCGGGAAGGCTATTTCTACTCACAGGGACGACCCGAAGGCGGACGGCGACAGCAGCTAAGTATGAGAGCTTCGAGGAGATTGTATAATATGCCTTTTCAAGGTTTGtcgaaataatgaaatgataaataatgattgattTTGTTCAGCTGAAAGCGTTTCTTGGTTAAAGTGTTTTGGTAAATAACCCAGCCTTTACCTTTTAAGGGCAAATTCATTTCTTTTGtaattatttactttactttacttatttattggtTGTTTCATCATATATAAAACGGATGATAAGCAATtgattttttatcacttttatgttGATGTTGCTTGACTCTAAGGTTGCTGCTTTCCTTTGTAATTTTCCCCGTAAAATAATGACATATTTAACATCACACCATCAACATTTCCTTAGGTAACTAGCTACTTGGCAAATTACAAGAACAAGTGgatgtaaataacaaaaaacatatcgatatatataacgGTTGATGgcagaataaatcaataaacaaaattgtaccataataaaaaatacatcacttttttctttcacaaatagtggatttttcattttacatttacaaTCTTTACCCTTCGTGACGTCACATTTCATTcattatgttgataatgacatTTGCTTGGATCTTTCCCAATTTCGGGCGTGGCAAATActttagataaagaaaagaatcgATGCATACATAAACTATAgaacatgcattcacacacacgcacgcacgcacgcacgcacgcacgcacgcacgcacgcacgcacgtgtgtgtgtgtgtgtgtgtgtgtgtgtgtgtgtgtgtgtgtgtgtgtgtgtgtgtgtgtgtgtgtgtgtgtgtgtgtgtgtgtgtgtgtgtgtgttagtgtatgtgtgtgttaatgtgtgtatgtgtgttagtgtgtgtgtgtgtgtgtgtgtgttgtgtgtgtgtgtgtgtgtgtgtgtgtgtgtgtgtgtgtgtgttagtgtgtgtagtgttagtgttagtgtgtgtgtgtgttagtgtgttagtgtgttagtgtgtgtgtgtgtgtgtgtgtgtgtgtgtgtgtgtgtgtgttgtgtgtgtgtgtgtgtgtgtgtgtgtgtgtgtgtgtgtgtgtgcttgcgtgcgtgcgtgcatgtgtgagtgtgagtgtgagtgtacgcACACGCAAATTTTCTTACATGTAAGTGAATCAAATATATTCACAGACTCAGTTGTATAATATAGCAAAGCCATTTCTTTGTAAGCGATGTAAGCCTCGTTTTAGCTCAGTGCCGGTTGTGCGAGCTAGCAGATGAGCTTGTAAACAAAGGCCTCCCAGTCCATGCGTGTTTCGTCTGCTGCTTTGGATATTCAGACGCATTGCCCCGTAAGATTTCTTGTCTTTCATTGAAACCCTTTGCCTATGTTTTGATTTTGCAACGGGCGAGACGTAAAGGTAACATTTTCACGGAAGAAATCGTGTCTAATTCTTTAGTCGCCCTGAAGTTTAGTTGGTGCTGGTTCACATGTAGATTAGGCCATGATGTTTGACGATTTTATGAAGAATCTAGGGGTCCTGTTGTTAACTGTTGAGAAGACTCTTCTACGTCCGCCCATTTGCGCTGCCTTCAGTAACTcaataaaatccccccccccccccgctccataGGGCGATACCTCAGTAGGGTAGGGGGGAATCAAAGCTCCAAGTTTAGGAAGGTTTTCGGTTCATACAGCAATGGCATGAGAGGCTGTAATAATGACTCTAATCTCAGAGGGGTGTGATCGCTTTGTAAACAATTAACAATGCTTCACtaacatcattcttcttctttcttgttatagAGTGTTAGACTATtgttgtctatatcccctggatcctctTTTTTGGGGTTCCTTGTTTCTTAAATTCTATTAATTAATTTAGTTGTTTGTAGGAAAAACTTTGTGTCTCTCAGTATGTAGTACTTTATTGTAGATGGTTGATCTGCACCCGTAATCagaagatatatatcaatatcttgtATGTTAACTCATCTTAGAgtgtgttttagttttttctGTGGGAGTTAAATCTCGGGCAGTGTAATAGCATGTGTTCAATGTGTTTGTGATTCTTGTAGAAAgagttattttc
The Penaeus monodon isolate SGIC_2016 chromosome 9, NSTDA_Pmon_1, whole genome shotgun sequence DNA segment above includes these coding regions:
- the LOC119576775 gene encoding succinate dehydrogenase assembly factor 3, mitochondrial-like, giving the protein MGGGAAIQQVFTHTQRVRLLYKTILKLHRGFPVELKALGDQYTRDEFQTTQNATPEQTQAFMVEWTNYAITIAKQLGVRGAHMSKTFGQNFKESDLENFNGEQIYQLYELYKASTETDSGNQKES